A genomic stretch from bacterium includes:
- a CDS encoding HemK/PrmC family methyltransferase translates to MKRKSHTQEHRTLAREQRWLLEEKYGGATGVAFLSDCERLERGEPIDYVVGWSEFLGCRIDLSERPLIPRPETEWWVEKTIKIFNFQFSIFKKSPLYVLDMFAGSGCIGLAVLKHIQNAHVDFADVDRSCLAQIRKNAELNCVAPERYRALRSDVFQAITGRYDVIFANPPYVAEGTAGERLAPSARDFEPHRALFAGADGLDYIRIVLRDASRFLAPRGLLAMEFDDTQADEVVGLLAHSNLRGSMHPDQYGRARYLLAATKAD, encoded by the coding sequence ATGAAAAGGAAAAGTCATACACAGGAACATCGTACCCTCGCGCGTGAGCAGCGTTGGCTTCTTGAAGAAAAATATGGCGGCGCTACAGGCGTCGCCTTTCTCAGTGACTGCGAGCGGCTCGAGCGAGGCGAGCCGATTGATTATGTGGTCGGCTGGAGCGAATTTCTCGGCTGTCGGATTGACCTCTCGGAGCGGCCATTGATCCCGCGGCCGGAGACTGAGTGGTGGGTGGAAAAGACGATAAAAATTTTCAATTTTCAATTTTCAATTTTCAAAAAGTCGCCGCTCTATGTTTTGGACATGTTCGCCGGGAGCGGGTGCATCGGGCTTGCGGTGTTGAAACACATACAGAATGCGCACGTTGATTTTGCGGATGTTGATCGGTCGTGTTTGGCGCAAATACGCAAAAACGCGGAGCTCAATTGCGTGGCGCCGGAGCGGTATCGTGCGCTGCGCTCGGATGTGTTTCAAGCGATCACCGGCCGCTACGATGTGATTTTCGCAAATCCGCCGTATGTCGCCGAGGGCACGGCGGGAGAGCGGCTCGCTCCGTCCGCGAGAGACTTTGAGCCGCACCGCGCGCTCTTTGCGGGCGCGGATGGGCTCGACTATATACGCATAGTGCTTCGCGATGCGTCGCGTTTTCTTGCGCCGCGCGGGCTTCTCGCCATGGAGTTTGATGACACTCAAGCTGACGAGGTAGTGGGACTTCTGGCGCACTCCAATCTTCGCGGCTCAATGCACCCCGATCAGTACGGTCGAGCACGATATCTTCTCGCCGCCACAAAAGCGGATTAA
- the rpsP gene encoding 30S ribosomal protein S16 has translation MLKIRLKRVGRRHDPSYRIVVVESSRAAKSGRSREVLGSYDPRKKQEEAASLKAERLQHWLSCGAKPSLTVHNILARAGRGVQSPTKNALPHRRPIVNKGAGEGAVVVA, from the coding sequence ATGCTTAAGATTCGTTTGAAACGTGTGGGGAGGCGGCACGACCCTTCGTATCGGATTGTGGTTGTGGAGTCATCTCGCGCGGCAAAGAGCGGGCGCTCGCGGGAAGTGCTCGGCTCGTACGATCCGCGGAAGAAGCAGGAGGAAGCGGCTTCGCTCAAAGCGGAGCGCCTGCAGCACTGGCTCTCGTGCGGCGCCAAACCCTCGCTTACCGTGCATAATATCTTGGCGCGCGCGGGGAGGGGTGTTCAGAGCCCTACGAAAAATGCCCTTCCCCACAGGCGCCCGATCGTGAATAAAGGGGCGGGGGAGGGGGCCGTTGTCGTTGCATGA
- a CDS encoding KH domain-containing protein, giving the protein MYKDQEFLEYVVKALVDNPDSVKVERKVDEMGVLMTLDVHSEDMGKIIGRSGATAKALRTLLRVVGMKNNARVNLKVNEPAGSTHVRAPRPEMGGGMDDFNL; this is encoded by the coding sequence ATGTACAAGGATCAAGAATTCCTCGAGTACGTGGTGAAGGCGCTCGTTGACAACCCCGACTCCGTGAAAGTAGAGCGGAAAGTTGACGAGATGGGCGTTCTGATGACGCTCGACGTCCACTCCGAGGACATGGGTAAGATCATTGGCCGCTCGGGTGCCACGGCGAAAGCCCTCCGCACTCTCCTTCGGGTTGTCGGTATGAAGAACAACGCCCGGGTGAACCTAAAGGTAAACGAACCGGCTGGTTCCACCCACGTTCGCGCACCGCGACCAGAGATGGGCGGCGGCATGGACGACTTCAATCTCTAG
- the trmD gene encoding tRNA (guanosine(37)-N1)-methyltransferase TrmD, translating to MNFHIVTLFPEAFSSYLATSILKRALERGQIKIYFYNPRDFTDDPHRRVDRRPYGGGPGMVLQAEAILRAVRRAVGKKRDVKILILSPRGKQFDNAGARILARRYRHIILIAGHYEGIDARVKKALRAEEISIGPYVLTGGELPAMAIIDAVSRQIPGVLGKGESLEEERIASREVYTRPESFRIGKKTYRVPKILLSGDHKKIDAWKNAH from the coding sequence ATGAATTTTCATATAGTTACACTTTTCCCGGAAGCGTTTTCCTCGTATCTCGCGACCTCCATTTTGAAGCGCGCTCTGGAGCGGGGACAGATAAAAATTTATTTCTATAACCCGCGCGACTTTACTGACGATCCGCACAGGCGCGTCGACCGACGCCCCTATGGTGGTGGCCCCGGTATGGTACTCCAGGCGGAGGCGATCCTTCGCGCCGTGCGGCGAGCGGTGGGGAAAAAGCGCGACGTCAAGATACTTATTCTCTCGCCGCGCGGAAAGCAATTCGATAACGCAGGTGCCCGCATCCTCGCCCGCCGCTACCGCCACATTATTCTTATCGCTGGCCACTATGAGGGCATTGATGCGCGAGTGAAAAAGGCACTTCGCGCCGAGGAAATCTCAATCGGCCCCTATGTGCTCACCGGCGGCGAACTCCCGGCGATGGCAATTATAGACGCGGTTTCGCGGCAGATACCGGGCGTGCTTGGGAAGGGCGAGTCGCTTGAGGAGGAGCGCATCGCGAGCCGAGAGGTATATACGCGGCCAGAGTCATTTCGTATTGGGAAGAAGACGTATCGCGTCCCGAAGATCTTGCTCTCCGGAGATCACAAAAAAATCGATGCGTGGAAAAACGCCCATTGA
- a CDS encoding aspartyl protease family protein has product MGITFLNITIHNPQKTAKKMVGHFLVDSGAVYSVVPASQLKKLGIKVMDTQKFSLANGEVIEKGVGNALFSYGGKVRSSPVVFGEEGIYLLGAVTLESLGVILDPINRELKPLPMLM; this is encoded by the coding sequence ATGGGTATCACGTTTCTTAATATCACAATTCACAATCCGCAAAAAACCGCCAAAAAAATGGTCGGACATTTTTTGGTGGATTCGGGCGCAGTGTACTCTGTGGTGCCCGCGTCTCAATTAAAAAAACTCGGCATCAAGGTAATGGATACGCAAAAATTTTCCCTCGCCAATGGCGAGGTGATTGAAAAAGGCGTCGGCAACGCGCTCTTCTCCTACGGCGGCAAGGTGCGGAGCTCCCCAGTGGTCTTCGGCGAGGAAGGAATCTACCTGCTCGGTGCCGTAACCCTTGAATCGCTCGGTGTCATTCTCGACCCGATCAATCGGGAACTGAAGCCGCTCCCAATGCTGATGTAA